One genomic region from Sander lucioperca isolate FBNREF2018 chromosome 3, SLUC_FBN_1.2, whole genome shotgun sequence encodes:
- the bdnf gene encoding brain-derived neurotrophic factor isoform X1 — MFHQVRRVMTILFLTMVISYFSCMRAAPLRDAPGMRGHRTEGYLGAAATAARGHGTPQSGGGPGQRGELPSLTDTFEQVIEELLEVEGEAAQLGQGADKNQGGGGPSSVVTTETKDVDLYDSRVMISNQVPLEPPLLFLLEEYKNYLDAANMSMRVRRHSDPSRRGELSVCDSISQWVTAVDKKTAIDMSGQTVTVMEKVPVPNGQLKQYFYETKCNPMGYTKEGCRGIDKRHYNSQCRTTQSYVRALTMDSKKKIAWRFIRIDTSCVCTLTIKRGR; from the exons ATG tTCCACCAGGTTAGAAGAGTGATGACCATCCTGTTCCTTACTATGGTTATTTCATACTTCAGTTGCATGAGAGCTGCGCCCCTGAGAGATGCCCCGGGCATGCGGGGCCATCGGACGGAAGGCTACTTGGGCGCTGCTGCAACAGCCGCACGAGGCCATGGGACTCCACAGAGTGGTGGTGGGCCAGGCCAGCGCGGGGAACTGCCCTCACTCACAGACACGTTTGAGCAGGTGATAGAGGAGCTGCTGGAGGTGGAGGGAGAGGCAGCACAGCTGGGACAGGGGGCTGATAAGAACCAGGGAGGTGGGGGCCCATCCTCTGTGGTTACCACAGAAACCAAGGATGTCGACCTGTACGACTCGCGGGTGATGATCAGCAACCAAGTGCCTTTGGAGCCACCGTTGCTCTTTCTTCTGGAGGAATACAAAAACTATCTGGATGCCGCTAATATGTCCATGAGGGTGCGGCGACACTCGGATCCCTCGCGGCGcggagagctcagtgtgtgtgacaGTATTAGCCAGTGGGTGACAGCTGTGGATAAAAAGACGGCAATAGACATGTCTGGGCAGACAGTTACCGTCATGGAAAAGGTCCCTGTCCCCAATGGCCAACTGAAGCAATACTTTTATGAGACCAAATGCAACCCCATGGGGTACACAAAGGAGGGCTGCAGAGGAATAGACAAGCGGCATTATAATTCCCAATGCAGGACAACCCAGTCCTACGTGCGAGCGCTTACCATGGATAGCAAAAAGAAGATTGCCTGGCGGTTTATAAGGATAGACACTTCATGTGTATGCACATTGACCATTAAAAGAGGGAGATAG
- the lin7c gene encoding protein lin-7 homolog C, whose protein sequence is MASLGEPVRLERDINRAVELLDKLQRTGEVPPQKLQALQRVLQSEFCNAVREVYEHVYETVDINSSPEVRANATAKATVAAFAASEGHSHPRVVELPKTEEGLGFNIMGGKEQNSPIYISRIIPAGIADRHGGLKRGDQLLSVNGVSVEGEHHEKAVELLKAAQGTVKLVVRYTPKVLEEMESRFEKMRSAKRRQQNNYPQ, encoded by the exons ATGGCATCGCTTGGGGAGCCCGTGCGGTTGGAAAGAG atATTAACCGTGCTGTTGAACTGCTTGATAAACTCCAGAGGACAGGGGAAGTGCCTCCCCAGAAGCTGCAGGCGCTGCAGAGGGTCTTACAGAGTGAATTCTGTAACGCTGTCAGAGAA GTTTATGAACATGTGTATGAAACAGTGGACATCAACAGCAGTCCTGAGGTCAGGGCCAACGCCACAGCCAAG GCTACTGTGGCAGCTTTTGCCGCAAGTGAGGGACACTCACATCCACGTGTCGTGGAACTGCCCAAGACAGAAGAAGGCCTGGGTTTCAACATAATGGGTGGAAAGGAGCAAAACTCACCTATATACATCTCACGGATCATCCCAGCAGGCATCGCTGACCGACATGGAGGACTGAAGAGAGGCGACCAGCTTCTCTCTGTTAATGGGGTG aGTGTGGAAGGTGAGCACCACGAGAAAGCTGTGGAACTCCTCAAAGCAGCTCAGGGCACAGTGAAGCTGGTTGTAAGGTACACCCCCAAAGTCCTAGAGGAAATGGAGTCACGCTTTGAGAAAATGAGGTCGGCGAAGCGCCGGCAACAGAACAACTACCCCCAGTAG
- the bdnf gene encoding brain-derived neurotrophic factor isoform X3 — MTILFLTMVISYFSCMRAAPLRDAPGMRGHRTEGYLGAAATAARGHGTPQSGGGPGQRGELPSLTDTFEQVIEELLEVEGEAAQLGQGADKNQGGGGPSSVVTTETKDVDLYDSRVMISNQVPLEPPLLFLLEEYKNYLDAANMSMRVRRHSDPSRRGELSVCDSISQWVTAVDKKTAIDMSGQTVTVMEKVPVPNGQLKQYFYETKCNPMGYTKEGCRGIDKRHYNSQCRTTQSYVRALTMDSKKKIAWRFIRIDTSCVCTLTIKRGR; from the coding sequence ATGACCATCCTGTTCCTTACTATGGTTATTTCATACTTCAGTTGCATGAGAGCTGCGCCCCTGAGAGATGCCCCGGGCATGCGGGGCCATCGGACGGAAGGCTACTTGGGCGCTGCTGCAACAGCCGCACGAGGCCATGGGACTCCACAGAGTGGTGGTGGGCCAGGCCAGCGCGGGGAACTGCCCTCACTCACAGACACGTTTGAGCAGGTGATAGAGGAGCTGCTGGAGGTGGAGGGAGAGGCAGCACAGCTGGGACAGGGGGCTGATAAGAACCAGGGAGGTGGGGGCCCATCCTCTGTGGTTACCACAGAAACCAAGGATGTCGACCTGTACGACTCGCGGGTGATGATCAGCAACCAAGTGCCTTTGGAGCCACCGTTGCTCTTTCTTCTGGAGGAATACAAAAACTATCTGGATGCCGCTAATATGTCCATGAGGGTGCGGCGACACTCGGATCCCTCGCGGCGcggagagctcagtgtgtgtgacaGTATTAGCCAGTGGGTGACAGCTGTGGATAAAAAGACGGCAATAGACATGTCTGGGCAGACAGTTACCGTCATGGAAAAGGTCCCTGTCCCCAATGGCCAACTGAAGCAATACTTTTATGAGACCAAATGCAACCCCATGGGGTACACAAAGGAGGGCTGCAGAGGAATAGACAAGCGGCATTATAATTCCCAATGCAGGACAACCCAGTCCTACGTGCGAGCGCTTACCATGGATAGCAAAAAGAAGATTGCCTGGCGGTTTATAAGGATAGACACTTCATGTGTATGCACATTGACCATTAAAAGAGGGAGATAG